The DNA window ACCTCCGGGACCCCCGCCGCCAGGACCACGCTGTCCTCCGCCGGGTCCGCGTTGTCCACCAGGGCCGCGTTGTGCCGCACCGGGTCCGCCCTGACCGGGACCTTGGCCACCACCGGGGCCCTGTCCTCCGCCGGGACCACCCTGACCGCCCGGACGCGGAGGCCTTGCCTCCTCCAACGTCTTCATCTGCTCGGGAGTGAGAATCTTGGCGAGTTTCTCCTTCAGTTCCTTCTCAAGAGCGGCAACCTGCGTCTTTTGATCTTCCGTCAGCTTGAGTTTCTCTTCGGCGAATCGCGGGATGACATGCACACCGCCGGGTGGTGGACCGCCGCTTGGACCACCCTCGGGACCTCCGCCTCCGCCGGGGCCGCCACCCGGTCGGCCGCCGGTCGCTCCGGAACCGCCCTGCTGCGGCGGCGGCCCGGCGGGAGGGTCGGCCGCAATCAGAGGGCTCACCAACACGGAACCTGTTAACGCAAGTAGGACGGCCATTGTCGATCGTTTCTTCACCAGGATCTCCTCGCCGCCGGTGGCGGAGTGAAAGGTTGGAAGTCGGGGACTGTCGCGATTCGATCCCGTAAGCTACACGGTCGCCGCGAAAGATCGTTCGGATCCGGAACCGGCATACGGTCGCCGACCCTACTTGAAACGCGGAACAGTGTGCTCCGTCCACAGCGCTTCGGAGCCATTCCGTATTGACCAGACTGATAATGCAGTTCCGCTGAGTAGCGACCTAAGCAATCGCCCGAGGCTGGGGCAACTGCGTAAGTCGCATGGGGCAACAGCCACGAATCAGCCTGTACGATCAGGCGCACTATTCGCCGTTTGCCAATGGATCAGGTCGGAACAGCAAGACAGTGACGACCTAGATCGCTATCTTGAACACTCAATATGAAAATCACACGCATCTTCGCGCATCGGGTCGAGCTACCCCTCTTCGAGGGCACCTACAAGTGGTCGGGCGGTAAGTCCGTCACCGTGTTCGACAGCACGATCGTCGGCGTTGAGACCGACACCGGCCTGGTGGGATACGGCGAAGTCTGTCCGCTCGGACCGTTTTACCTGCCGGCATACGCGGAGGGCGTACGAGCCGGACTGCGAGAGCTCGGGCCGCACCTGATCGGTATGGACCCTCGCGAGCTCGCCAAGCTCAATCACCGCATGGACGCCGCCCTGAAGGGACACCCCTACGTCAAAAGTGGGATCGACATCGCCTGCTGGGATCTGCTCGGAAAGGCCACCGGACTTCCGGTTTGCGTCCTGATGGGTGGCCGGTTCGGCGAGAGCGTTCGGCTTTATCGCGCGATCTCCCAGGAATCACCGGACGCGATGGCGGCCAAGGTGACCGGGTACCGTGCCGAAGGCTACACGCGCTTTCAGCTGAAGGTGGGCGGCGATCCGGATACCGACATCGAACGTATTCGCGCCGTACGCGGAATGCTTCTTCCGACAGACCGACTCGTCGCCGACGCAAACACCGGCTGGACGCAGCACGAAGCGATGCGCGTCGTGCGGGCCGTTCGGGATATCGACGTCTACATCGAGCAGCCTTGCCTGAGCTACGAAGAGTGTCGATCCGTCCGCGCGCACACGGATCACCCGTTTGTGCTCGACGAGAACATCGACAGCCTGGACATGCTGCTGCGGGCCAAGGCCGATCTGGCGATGGACGTGGTGAACTTG is part of the Humisphaera borealis genome and encodes:
- a CDS encoding cis-3-hydroxy-L-proline dehydratase, which produces MKITRIFAHRVELPLFEGTYKWSGGKSVTVFDSTIVGVETDTGLVGYGEVCPLGPFYLPAYAEGVRAGLRELGPHLIGMDPRELAKLNHRMDAALKGHPYVKSGIDIACWDLLGKATGLPVCVLMGGRFGESVRLYRAISQESPDAMAAKVTGYRAEGYTRFQLKVGGDPDTDIERIRAVRGMLLPTDRLVADANTGWTQHEAMRVVRAVRDIDVYIEQPCLSYEECRSVRAHTDHPFVLDENIDSLDMLLRAKADLAMDVVNLKISKLGGLSKIKQVRDLCVSMGIAMTLEDSWGGDITTAAIAHLAHSTPEEFRFTSTDFNSYVTVSTAANAPKRINGFMAASQAPGLGIEPNWNVLGPRVVNVT